Proteins encoded within one genomic window of Phoenix dactylifera cultivar Barhee BC4 unplaced genomic scaffold, palm_55x_up_171113_PBpolish2nd_filt_p 001449F, whole genome shotgun sequence:
- the LOC103713383 gene encoding ACT domain-containing protein ACR8-like isoform X2, protein MEWPACLDEFRSRMNTPRVVIDNAVCPTATLVKLDSARKHGVLLEAVQVLSDLDLSINKGYISSDGRWFMDVFHVTDHLGRKLADDSVISYIEHSLSPCAAPRSAATALDGLTALELTGTDRPGLLSEVFAVLADLCCAVVEAKVWTHNGRIAALIFVRDEDSGTPIDDPHRIRRVEARLRHVLKGDHDVRGAKTAAVPSPSLTHSDRRLHQLMFADRDYERVSSAETASSSSSQPSVSVQNWIERGYSIVNIQCGDRPKLLFDIVCTLTDMDYVVFHGTIDTNADRAHQEFYIRHLDGSPISSEAERQRVIQCLQAAIERRASEGLRLELHTVDRRGLLADVTRTFRENGLSVTRADVSTKGQMATNVFYVTDAAGHPADPKMIDSVIERIGVESLKVNDDRPRPICKTSPAGRHEAAAGGGAALLYLGSLVKRNLYNLGLIRSCS, encoded by the exons ATGGAATGGCCGGCGTGTTTGGATGAGTTCCGCAGTCGGATGAATACTCCCAG AGTCGTTATCGACAATGCCGTGTGTCCCACCGCAACGCTGGTCAAGTTGGACAGCGCCCGGAAGCACGGCGTCCTCCTTGAGGCGGTCCAGGTCCTCAGTGACCTCGACCTCTCCATCAACAAGGGCTACATCTCCTCCGACGGCCGGTGGTTCATGGACGTCTTCCACGTCACCGACCACCTCGGCCGCAAGCTCGCCGACGACTCCGTCATTTCCTACATCGAGCACTCCCTCTCCCCCTGCGCCGCTCCCCGCTCCGCCGCTACCGCCCTCGACGGCCTTACTGCCCTCGAGCTCACTGGCACCGACCGGCCCGGCCTCCTCTCCGAGGTCTTCGCCGTCCTCGCCGACCTTTGCTGCGCCGTCGTCGAGGCCAAGGTCTGGACCCACAACGGCCGGATCGCCGCCCTCATCTTCGTCCGGGACGAGGATTCCGGCACCCCGATCGACGACCCCCACCGGATCCGCCGTGTCGAGGCCCGCCTCCGCCACGTCCTCAAGGGCGACCACGACGTCCGCGGTGCCAAGACCGCCGCCGTGCCCTCGCCGTCGCTCACTCACTCCGACCGCCGCCTCCACCAACTTATGTTCGCCGACCGCGACTACGAGCGGGTCTCCTCCGCCGAGACCGCCTCATCGTCATCATCGCAGCCGTCCGTTTCGGTCCAAAACTGGATCGAGCGCGGGTACTCGATCGTCAATATCCAGTGCGGGGATCGCCCCAAGCTCCTCTTCGACATCGTGTGCACCCTCACCGACATGGACTACGTCGTGTTCCACGGCACCATTGACACCAATGCCGATCGAGCACATCAG GAATTTTACATCAGGCATCTAGATGGGAGCCCAATCAGTTCGGAAGCAGAGCGGCAGCGTGTGATCCAATGCTTGCAAGCTGCCATCGAGCGCAGAGCATCCGAG GGATTGAGATTGGAGCTGCACACAGTGGACCGGCGAGGCCTTCTCGCGGACGTGACCCGGACATTCCGGGAGAACGGCCTCTCGGTGACGAGGGCCGACGTCTCGACCAAAGGCCAAATGGCGACGAACGTGTTCTACGTCACCGACGCCGCCGGCCACCCGGCCGATCCCAAGATGATCGACTCAGTGATCGAGAGGATCGGTGTCGAGAGCCTCAAGGTGAACGACGACCGGCCGCGGCCGATCTGCAAGACGAGCCCGGCCGGCCGCCACGAGGCGGCAGCTGGCGGTGGTGCTGCGCTGCTCTACCTGGGAAGCTTAGTGAAGAGGAACCTCTACAACCTGGGTCTCATCAGATCCTGTTCTTAG
- the LOC103713383 gene encoding ACT domain-containing protein ACR8-like isoform X1, with the protein MEWPACLDEFRSRMNTPRVVIDNAVCPTATLVKLDSARKHGVLLEAVQVLSDLDLSINKGYISSDGRWFMDVFHVTDHLGRKLADDSVISYIEHSLSPCAAPRSAATALDGLTALELTGTDRPGLLSEVFAVLADLCCAVVEAKVWTHNGRIAALIFVRDEDSGTPIDDPHRIRRVEARLRHVLKGDHDVRGAKTAAVPSPSLTHSDRRLHQLMFADRDYERVSSAETASSSSSQPSVSVQNWIERGYSIVNIQCGDRPKLLFDIVCTLTDMDYVVFHGTIDTNADRAHQEFYIRHLDGSPISSEAERQRVIQCLQAAIERRASELIPLVGESQGLRLELHTVDRRGLLADVTRTFRENGLSVTRADVSTKGQMATNVFYVTDAAGHPADPKMIDSVIERIGVESLKVNDDRPRPICKTSPAGRHEAAAGGGAALLYLGSLVKRNLYNLGLIRSCS; encoded by the exons ATGGAATGGCCGGCGTGTTTGGATGAGTTCCGCAGTCGGATGAATACTCCCAG AGTCGTTATCGACAATGCCGTGTGTCCCACCGCAACGCTGGTCAAGTTGGACAGCGCCCGGAAGCACGGCGTCCTCCTTGAGGCGGTCCAGGTCCTCAGTGACCTCGACCTCTCCATCAACAAGGGCTACATCTCCTCCGACGGCCGGTGGTTCATGGACGTCTTCCACGTCACCGACCACCTCGGCCGCAAGCTCGCCGACGACTCCGTCATTTCCTACATCGAGCACTCCCTCTCCCCCTGCGCCGCTCCCCGCTCCGCCGCTACCGCCCTCGACGGCCTTACTGCCCTCGAGCTCACTGGCACCGACCGGCCCGGCCTCCTCTCCGAGGTCTTCGCCGTCCTCGCCGACCTTTGCTGCGCCGTCGTCGAGGCCAAGGTCTGGACCCACAACGGCCGGATCGCCGCCCTCATCTTCGTCCGGGACGAGGATTCCGGCACCCCGATCGACGACCCCCACCGGATCCGCCGTGTCGAGGCCCGCCTCCGCCACGTCCTCAAGGGCGACCACGACGTCCGCGGTGCCAAGACCGCCGCCGTGCCCTCGCCGTCGCTCACTCACTCCGACCGCCGCCTCCACCAACTTATGTTCGCCGACCGCGACTACGAGCGGGTCTCCTCCGCCGAGACCGCCTCATCGTCATCATCGCAGCCGTCCGTTTCGGTCCAAAACTGGATCGAGCGCGGGTACTCGATCGTCAATATCCAGTGCGGGGATCGCCCCAAGCTCCTCTTCGACATCGTGTGCACCCTCACCGACATGGACTACGTCGTGTTCCACGGCACCATTGACACCAATGCCGATCGAGCACATCAG GAATTTTACATCAGGCATCTAGATGGGAGCCCAATCAGTTCGGAAGCAGAGCGGCAGCGTGTGATCCAATGCTTGCAAGCTGCCATCGAGCGCAGAGCATCCGAG TTGATTCCTCTCGTGGGTGAATCTCAGGGATTGAGATTGGAGCTGCACACAGTGGACCGGCGAGGCCTTCTCGCGGACGTGACCCGGACATTCCGGGAGAACGGCCTCTCGGTGACGAGGGCCGACGTCTCGACCAAAGGCCAAATGGCGACGAACGTGTTCTACGTCACCGACGCCGCCGGCCACCCGGCCGATCCCAAGATGATCGACTCAGTGATCGAGAGGATCGGTGTCGAGAGCCTCAAGGTGAACGACGACCGGCCGCGGCCGATCTGCAAGACGAGCCCGGCCGGCCGCCACGAGGCGGCAGCTGGCGGTGGTGCTGCGCTGCTCTACCTGGGAAGCTTAGTGAAGAGGAACCTCTACAACCTGGGTCTCATCAGATCCTGTTCTTAG